One window of Macrococcus sp. 19Msa1099 genomic DNA carries:
- a CDS encoding methyltransferase domain-containing protein has translation MTTFNAYQANKYDAFFETKKGRYIYEVETRDLLNMLDLKPGMRILEIGSGTGLYITKFAEQGIKMVGIDISEHMTAIAQQKIDHLKLDAEVHVMDANHIDFPENYFDAAFSMGVFDFIEQPENVYQSISKVVKPGGKIVIATVNRESQYGELYMSPEFNQGKVYAHAHFKSLDDLVAMRPDHVFQKSACLFVAYDAEESMFTLEKEEELRNTIAGGWITVGFINKK, from the coding sequence ATGACGACATTCAATGCTTATCAGGCTAATAAATATGACGCTTTCTTTGAAACTAAAAAAGGTAGATATATCTATGAAGTGGAAACAAGAGATCTACTCAACATGCTTGATCTAAAACCTGGCATGCGTATCCTGGAAATCGGCAGTGGTACAGGGCTATATATCACGAAGTTTGCAGAGCAAGGTATCAAGATGGTTGGAATTGATATTTCTGAACATATGACAGCGATAGCACAGCAGAAAATTGACCATCTAAAGCTTGACGCAGAAGTGCATGTAATGGATGCAAATCATATTGATTTCCCGGAAAATTATTTCGATGCTGCTTTTTCTATGGGGGTTTTTGATTTTATTGAACAACCTGAAAACGTCTATCAGTCAATCAGTAAAGTGGTAAAGCCGGGTGGTAAGATTGTGATAGCAACTGTAAATCGTGAAAGTCAATATGGTGAACTTTATATGAGTCCAGAATTTAATCAAGGTAAAGTATATGCACATGCACATTTTAAGTCGCTGGATGATTTAGTTGCGATGCGACCTGACCATGTATTTCAGAAATCAGCATGTTTATTTGTTGCTTATGATGCAGAGGAATCGATGTTTACATTAGAAAAGGAGGAGGAATTAAGAAATACAATTGCTGGTGGATGGATTACTGTAGGATTTATAAATAAAAAATAG
- a CDS encoding zinc-ribbon domain-containing protein → MKYCSKCGNEIKPGQKVCTKCGTPVEINQNNQHAAPTPAPAPRQPMDKKTKSLIIGAIAALVLLFGIYKLIQSQYDSMSVANKISDAVKNKDAGKLSTLVTCGDEEIGKSEAKAFIDYLYANDEARTFMENIKTSTASMKQTGYPITSVSDEDGDEVLKVAQDGKALGLFQKYAFNIPSHEVSVSANEISKLTYKLNGKEKTAHLKSDESVKLGSLPLGNYTIPATKEIEGKKFKGNLIIDMGTGLTAKEDFEYTYLHISPEGTYSLDDSDYKIFINGKETTTGEDSYTVGPFEIGKEVEVQAKGTADDKEFESTKEKVTIKKTEDTMPQEVTVTFDEALISKYKEENYEKQAKKEEEQSERRSISLTSDEFIDGYTRAIHIDEFQDIKVGMTKDEVEDLLGDDSEYIDSNKENMKAYGNMGIEYDDKDKVKRILIVPDSYEDWDLDNIEEFFGPPKYTTKNEDGDTVYYMDGTRGNKFVLVIVMENSDTIKYLTQKAEEDSDPWIK, encoded by the coding sequence ATGAAGTATTGTAGTAAATGTGGTAACGAAATAAAGCCCGGTCAGAAAGTTTGTACAAAGTGCGGGACTCCTGTAGAAATTAATCAGAATAATCAACACGCAGCCCCTACACCTGCTCCTGCACCACGCCAACCTATGGATAAGAAGACGAAATCACTCATTATCGGTGCAATAGCAGCACTCGTATTATTATTTGGAATCTATAAATTGATACAAAGTCAGTACGATTCTATGTCAGTTGCAAATAAAATATCAGATGCCGTAAAAAATAAAGACGCTGGAAAATTAAGCACCCTTGTAACATGCGGTGATGAAGAGATTGGTAAAAGCGAAGCGAAAGCATTTATCGATTACTTATATGCAAATGATGAAGCACGCACATTCATGGAAAACATTAAAACGAGTACGGCTTCAATGAAACAGACAGGGTATCCGATCACCTCAGTATCAGATGAAGATGGAGATGAGGTGCTGAAAGTTGCGCAAGATGGAAAAGCATTGGGCCTATTCCAAAAATATGCCTTCAATATCCCATCACATGAAGTTTCTGTCTCTGCCAATGAAATAAGTAAATTAACATACAAATTAAATGGCAAAGAAAAAACAGCTCATCTTAAAAGTGATGAAAGCGTCAAACTCGGTAGCTTACCTCTCGGAAATTATACGATTCCTGCAACAAAAGAAATTGAAGGTAAGAAGTTCAAAGGTAACCTTATCATCGATATGGGTACAGGATTGACAGCTAAAGAGGACTTTGAATACACTTACCTGCATATTTCTCCAGAAGGTACATACTCTCTAGATGATAGCGACTATAAAATATTCATCAATGGTAAAGAAACTACAACAGGAGAAGATTCATATACTGTTGGACCTTTTGAGATTGGAAAAGAAGTTGAAGTTCAGGCAAAAGGTACAGCTGACGATAAAGAATTTGAGTCAACTAAAGAAAAAGTAACAATCAAGAAGACAGAAGACACTATGCCTCAAGAAGTTACAGTAACGTTTGATGAAGCACTTATTTCTAAATACAAAGAAGAGAATTATGAAAAGCAGGCGAAAAAGGAAGAAGAACAAAGTGAGCGTCGTTCAATCAGCTTAACAAGCGATGAATTTATCGATGGATATACACGTGCAATTCACATCGACGAATTCCAGGATATTAAAGTTGGAATGACGAAAGACGAAGTCGAAGATTTATTAGGTGATGATTCAGAATATATCGATTCTAATAAAGAAAACATGAAAGCATATGGAAATATGGGCATCGAATATGATGATAAAGACAAAGTCAAGCGTATCTTAATCGTGCCAGATTCTTATGAAGATTGGGATCTTGATAATATTGAAGAATTCTTCGGACCACCTAAATATACTACTAAAAACGAAGATGGGGATACTGTTTACTATATGGATGGTACACGTGGAAACAAATTCGTATTAGTCATCGTTATGGAAAATAGTGATACAATCAAGTATTTAACTCAAAAAGCTGAGGAAGATAGTGATCCTTGGATTAAATAA
- a CDS encoding MBL fold metallo-hydrolase, whose amino-acid sequence MYFKQFFNEQLAQYSYLVGCQKTGEAIVIDPLRDVTPYIETAEQEGLRITHVTETHIHADFASGIREVINMGARGFVSGHGGLDWTYQDIEADIIHEGDAIKVGNVKLEVMHTPGHTPESVSFLLYDNGMDVPMGLFTGDFIFVGDVGRPDLLEEAAGIKDTTEIGARQMFESLKKMNDLPDFIQIWPGHGAGSACGKSLGAVPMTTLGYERANGWAFQIEDEDAFVKALTSDQPEPPYYFAEMKRINRDGVALMHHNIVTPVETITEQAIDLRAKEIYAKNMSEGINVPYNKKFLSFAGWYLDYSRPLQLVGEFDEVQQAAHDLKMIGFDDVHTYVNVVDGTAYQTIEPEAFKQLNKDDINILDMRTKKEWDEGHFDGAAHVHYGKLQQASIPFAKDETIYVHCQSGVRSAIAMSILENEGYTNIINVSGGYAAVK is encoded by the coding sequence ATGTATTTTAAACAATTTTTTAACGAACAACTTGCACAGTATTCTTATTTAGTAGGATGTCAAAAAACAGGAGAAGCAATTGTCATTGATCCGCTACGTGATGTTACACCTTATATAGAGACAGCAGAACAAGAAGGATTACGCATTACGCATGTGACTGAAACACATATCCATGCAGACTTTGCGTCAGGTATAAGAGAAGTCATCAATATGGGAGCACGAGGCTTTGTATCGGGGCATGGCGGTCTTGACTGGACGTATCAAGATATTGAAGCAGACATTATTCATGAAGGAGATGCCATTAAAGTAGGGAATGTGAAACTTGAAGTCATGCATACCCCAGGGCATACTCCTGAAAGTGTTAGTTTCTTACTCTATGATAATGGAATGGATGTACCGATGGGCTTATTTACAGGAGACTTCATCTTTGTCGGTGATGTTGGACGTCCCGACTTATTAGAAGAAGCGGCTGGTATTAAAGATACGACAGAAATAGGCGCAAGACAGATGTTTGAGTCACTGAAGAAGATGAATGACCTTCCAGATTTCATTCAAATATGGCCAGGTCATGGGGCAGGCAGTGCATGTGGTAAATCCTTAGGCGCTGTACCGATGACGACACTCGGCTATGAACGTGCAAATGGATGGGCGTTCCAGATTGAAGATGAGGATGCATTCGTCAAAGCATTAACGAGCGATCAGCCGGAACCACCGTATTACTTTGCTGAGATGAAGCGTATAAATCGTGATGGTGTAGCGCTTATGCATCACAATATTGTAACACCAGTAGAGACTATTACAGAACAAGCGATAGACCTAAGAGCAAAAGAAATCTATGCAAAGAATATGTCAGAAGGAATCAATGTACCATACAATAAGAAGTTTCTATCATTTGCAGGATGGTATTTAGATTACAGTCGCCCATTACAGCTTGTTGGAGAATTTGATGAAGTGCAACAAGCAGCGCATGATTTGAAGATGATAGGCTTTGACGATGTTCATACTTATGTTAATGTCGTTGATGGAACTGCATATCAAACAATCGAACCAGAAGCATTTAAACAGCTGAATAAGGATGATATCAATATACTGGACATGCGTACGAAAAAGGAATGGGATGAAGGACATTTCGACGGTGCTGCACATGTTCATTATGGCAAACTGCAGCAAGCATCTATTCCATTTGCAAAAGATGAAACAATATATGTGCATTGTCAGTCAGGTGTTAGAAGTGCGATTGCGATGAGTATTCTAGAAAATGAAGGATATACGAATATAATCAATGTGAGTGGCGGCTATGCTGCTGTAAAATAA
- the pcp gene encoding pyroglutamyl-peptidase I, producing MILLRRVIVTGFDAFGDATINPSFEAVQGLPDTIMGAEIIKQQLPTVFQQGAEQLKATIMKNFPDIVICVGQAGGRDKITIEQVAINLIEARIPDNAGVQPSGIPIHEDGDNAYFSNLPVKAIVKSIQDHEIPAEVSYSAGTFVCNELMYQLLYMIQNEFPSIRGGFIHVPFAPEQTDTHPSMPIATVTEALHLAIEAALTYQEDIQYTTGRIH from the coding sequence ATGATTCTATTGAGACGTGTTATTGTAACAGGATTCGATGCATTCGGTGATGCAACCATCAATCCATCATTCGAAGCAGTCCAAGGACTCCCGGATACTATAATGGGCGCAGAGATTATAAAACAACAATTGCCAACAGTATTCCAACAAGGTGCTGAACAATTAAAGGCAACCATCATGAAGAACTTTCCTGATATTGTCATCTGCGTGGGTCAAGCAGGTGGACGTGATAAAATAACTATAGAACAAGTCGCAATCAATCTGATCGAAGCGCGTATACCGGATAATGCGGGTGTTCAACCTTCAGGTATACCTATTCATGAAGACGGGGACAATGCATATTTTTCAAATTTACCTGTTAAAGCGATTGTTAAAAGTATACAGGACCATGAGATCCCTGCTGAAGTTTCTTATAGCGCAGGAACGTTTGTATGCAATGAACTCATGTATCAATTGTTATACATGATACAAAACGAATTCCCTTCAATTCGTGGTGGCTTTATCCATGTTCCTTTCGCACCTGAACAAACAGATACACATCCCTCAATGCCAATTGCAACAGTTACAGAAGCATTGCATCTTGCAATTGAAGCAGCACTCACATATCAAGAAGATATCCAGTACACTACTGGACGTATCCATTAA
- a CDS encoding CoA-disulfide reductase: MRKIMIIGGVAGGASVAARLRRLNEQDEITIIERGPHVSFANCGLPYYIGDEIKDRDKLLIQTPELMNNRMNINVRTNTEATQINSDNKTVVLKTEHGVEEASYDVLILSMGARAIEVPIEGAKQSHVFTLRNIPDMDKIKSYINEHNVKTASVVGGGFIGLEMAENLHALGIDVTLFELGDQVMPGMDKDMTKLLETHMVQRGVHLKLKTSIKEINEHNVIAENGEVIQSDMVIMAIGVIPESAIAQEAGIETRVKGAIKTNDVFETSIKDIYAIGDVAEITHKISQQDVHIPLAWIANRQGRLLADHLNGKVIEKMKPIGTAIAKVFDLTAASTGLNERTLKMQGLDYHIIHVSGQSNATYYPGAEPMTIKALFSPEGEIYGTQIVGRKGVDKRIDLIASAMTFNQDIRSLAQIEIAYAPPFSSAKDPVNMVGYIAQNVLDDEMKMVQYDEIENFNQLIDVREPIEYDMGTIGSAKNIPLGTLRDRLDELDINEPVAIFCQVGQRGYNAARILQNNGFDVVNLDGGFKHYKAMHETVNTPEVNEKEQIHIKERTKKEQPMKKDDRRIIEASGLQCPGPILKVKENMDEMKDGEQLEIHVTDFGFCTDIEAWAKNTGNTMISNEMKDGKVVAVVQKGADLPINVMDDREGHQLVETKNGATMVVFSGDLDKALASFIIATGAASYGKEVTMFFTFWGLNVIKKPGVTVAKEGLDKMFSKMMPKHAGKLPISKMNMGGAGARMIRHVMNKKKVDSLETMIEKAQSMGIKMVACTMSMDIMAVTKEELIDGVEYGGVATYLGDTEQSNLNLFI, translated from the coding sequence ATGAGAAAGATTATGATTATAGGTGGTGTTGCAGGTGGCGCATCTGTAGCAGCACGTTTGAGACGATTAAATGAACAAGATGAAATAACGATTATTGAAAGAGGTCCGCATGTATCATTTGCAAACTGTGGATTGCCTTATTATATCGGTGATGAGATAAAAGATAGAGATAAATTATTAATTCAAACACCTGAACTGATGAATAACCGTATGAATATTAATGTCAGAACGAATACGGAAGCCACTCAGATTAATTCTGATAATAAAACAGTCGTACTTAAAACAGAGCATGGGGTTGAAGAAGCATCTTATGATGTCCTTATTCTATCGATGGGAGCGCGTGCGATTGAAGTACCGATTGAAGGTGCAAAACAAAGCCATGTCTTTACTCTAAGAAATATTCCGGATATGGATAAAATAAAATCTTACATAAATGAGCACAATGTTAAAACAGCGTCTGTCGTTGGTGGAGGATTTATTGGATTAGAGATGGCTGAGAATTTACATGCATTAGGAATTGATGTAACCCTGTTTGAGTTAGGTGATCAAGTGATGCCGGGCATGGATAAAGATATGACTAAATTATTAGAAACACATATGGTGCAGCGCGGTGTCCATTTAAAGTTAAAGACTTCTATTAAAGAAATTAATGAACATAATGTCATTGCAGAAAATGGGGAAGTCATTCAAAGTGATATGGTTATTATGGCTATAGGGGTCATTCCAGAGTCTGCAATTGCTCAAGAAGCAGGGATTGAGACGAGGGTTAAAGGTGCTATCAAGACAAATGATGTCTTTGAAACATCAATAAAAGATATATATGCTATTGGTGATGTTGCTGAGATTACACATAAGATTTCACAGCAGGATGTACATATCCCGCTTGCGTGGATTGCGAATCGTCAAGGACGTCTTCTTGCTGATCACCTTAATGGAAAGGTGATAGAAAAGATGAAACCAATCGGTACGGCAATTGCGAAAGTATTTGATCTCACTGCAGCAAGCACAGGACTTAATGAACGTACATTGAAGATGCAGGGACTTGATTATCATATTATTCATGTATCTGGACAATCAAATGCGACATATTATCCAGGTGCTGAGCCGATGACGATCAAGGCGCTGTTTAGTCCTGAAGGCGAAATTTATGGTACGCAGATTGTAGGACGAAAAGGTGTGGATAAACGTATCGATTTGATTGCGAGTGCAATGACATTTAACCAGGATATCAGAAGCCTCGCTCAAATTGAAATTGCATATGCACCACCATTTTCATCAGCAAAAGATCCGGTTAACATGGTGGGTTATATCGCACAAAACGTACTGGATGATGAGATGAAGATGGTTCAATACGATGAAATTGAAAATTTTAATCAATTGATAGATGTACGTGAACCGATTGAATACGACATGGGTACTATTGGCAGTGCGAAGAATATTCCACTTGGCACGCTGCGCGATCGTCTGGATGAACTTGATATAAATGAACCAGTAGCCATCTTCTGTCAAGTCGGTCAGCGTGGCTATAATGCAGCGCGTATATTACAGAATAATGGGTTCGATGTCGTCAATCTTGACGGTGGATTTAAACATTATAAAGCGATGCATGAAACGGTAAATACACCGGAAGTGAATGAAAAAGAGCAGATACACATTAAAGAACGTACTAAGAAGGAGCAGCCGATGAAAAAAGATGATAGACGTATTATTGAAGCAAGTGGACTACAGTGTCCTGGCCCTATTCTAAAAGTAAAAGAAAACATGGATGAAATGAAAGACGGAGAGCAGCTTGAGATTCATGTGACGGATTTCGGTTTCTGTACAGATATCGAAGCTTGGGCTAAGAATACAGGAAATACAATGATCAGTAATGAAATGAAGGATGGAAAAGTCGTTGCAGTAGTACAAAAAGGTGCTGACTTACCGATTAACGTGATGGACGACAGAGAAGGACATCAGCTTGTTGAGACGAAGAATGGTGCAACGATGGTTGTATTCAGTGGCGATCTTGATAAAGCGTTAGCATCATTTATTATTGCAACAGGTGCAGCATCATATGGTAAGGAAGTGACGATGTTCTTCACGTTCTGGGGCCTTAATGTGATTAAGAAACCTGGTGTGACTGTTGCAAAAGAAGGGCTCGATAAAATGTTCAGCAAGATGATGCCGAAACATGCGGGAAAACTCCCGATATCTAAGATGAATATGGGTGGAGCAGGTGCACGTATGATTCGTCACGTAATGAACAAGAAGAAAGTAGATTCTTTAGAAACAATGATCGAAAAAGCCCAATCTATGGGTATTAAGATGGTTGCATGTACGATGAGCATGGATATTATGGCAGTGACAAAAGAAGAGTTGATCGATGGCGTTGAATACGGCGGCGTTGCAACATATCTTGGTGATACAGAACAATCAAACTTAAACTTATTTATTTAG
- the dhaM gene encoding dihydroxyacetone kinase phosphoryl donor subunit DhaM, whose amino-acid sequence MEILIVSHSEAIAKGVKALLEQMAQDVVVKVTGGIDGEIGTSIDDIMQMFDSVEGEALCFYDIGSSKMNIEMALEMNDYSNIHIAHYPIVEGAFLASVESKIGKGYKEILESLSNNFKEK is encoded by the coding sequence ATGGAAATATTAATTGTAAGTCACAGTGAAGCTATTGCTAAAGGGGTTAAAGCTTTGCTTGAACAAATGGCACAAGATGTTGTTGTAAAGGTTACTGGAGGTATAGATGGAGAGATTGGTACGTCTATAGATGATATTATGCAAATGTTTGATAGTGTCGAAGGAGAAGCACTTTGCTTTTATGACATCGGATCTAGTAAGATGAATATAGAGATGGCCTTAGAAATGAATGACTATAGTAATATCCATATTGCACATTATCCGATTGTTGAAGGTGCATTTCTAGCAAGTGTAGAAAGTAAGATTGGTAAAGGCTATAAAGAAATACTGGAAAGCTTAAGTAACAACTTTAAAGAAAAATAA
- a CDS encoding rhodanese-like domain-containing protein, with amino-acid sequence MNTITVKSLKQLLEQNAEVLLIDVREIDEFEAGHIEDAKNIPLSELDQHVSDFNKDDDYIIICRSGNRSGMACDYLEQFDIKTTNVQGGMIEWARL; translated from the coding sequence ATGAATACAATTACAGTAAAAAGTTTAAAACAACTATTAGAACAAAATGCCGAAGTACTGTTAATCGATGTTAGAGAAATTGATGAATTTGAAGCAGGACATATTGAAGATGCTAAAAATATTCCATTATCTGAACTGGATCAGCATGTAAGTGACTTTAATAAAGACGATGACTACATTATTATTTGCCGTTCAGGTAACCGAAGTGGTATGGCATGTGACTATTTGGAACAGTTTGATATTAAGACGACAAATGTCCAAGGCGGCATGATCGAATGGGCACGTCTTTAA
- the mqo gene encoding malate dehydrogenase (quinone), giving the protein MGAEIMKRKFKETDVILIGGGIMSATLGVLLKELDPSINIKVFEKLGASGLESSNAWNNAGTGHSALCELNYTTEDEDGNIDITKASGVNEQFQLSKQLWAYLAQQGKLKDPGNFIMPVPHLSFVEGEQNVDFLKRRLKALSDNPLFEGMELTEDHDKMREWVPLMMEGRNPNEKIAITRMEAGTDVNFGALTNDLFDIMTSYDGAVIHYNHTVKDIKRNDNDSWDVKVYDQNHKTTEVHSAKFVFIGAGGYALPLLQKTKIPEAKGVGGFPVSGLFLVCKDPSIVEQHLAKVYGKAKVGAPPMSVPHLDTRYIDGERALLFGPYAGFSPKFLKTGRYTDLIESVTPGNITNMLSAGAKEMKLTQYLISQVMQNHEARMEELREFVPNAKSEDWEIVVAGQRVQVIKETEDGGKGTLQFGTEVITSEDGSIAALLGASPGASTAVHVMLRVINECFGERMTEFEPKIKEMIPSYGKKLAEHPELFKEINKQTASALGLKEK; this is encoded by the coding sequence ATGGGGGCAGAGATAATGAAACGTAAATTTAAAGAAACAGATGTAATCTTGATCGGTGGCGGCATTATGAGCGCGACACTCGGTGTATTGTTAAAAGAACTTGATCCATCAATTAATATTAAAGTGTTTGAAAAGCTAGGAGCTTCAGGACTCGAAAGCTCTAACGCCTGGAATAATGCGGGGACAGGACATTCAGCACTGTGTGAACTGAATTATACGACAGAAGATGAGGACGGTAATATTGATATTACAAAAGCGAGTGGTGTTAATGAACAGTTTCAGTTATCTAAACAGTTATGGGCGTACTTAGCACAGCAAGGCAAATTAAAGGATCCTGGCAACTTTATCATGCCCGTACCGCACTTAAGCTTTGTGGAAGGTGAGCAGAATGTAGATTTCTTGAAACGTCGTCTTAAAGCTTTATCTGATAATCCGTTATTTGAAGGGATGGAACTTACGGAAGACCATGACAAGATGCGTGAATGGGTTCCGTTGATGATGGAAGGCCGTAATCCGAATGAAAAGATTGCAATTACACGTATGGAAGCAGGTACGGACGTTAACTTCGGCGCATTAACAAATGACCTGTTCGATATTATGACAAGTTATGATGGTGCAGTTATTCATTATAATCATACAGTGAAAGATATTAAGAGAAATGACAATGACAGCTGGGATGTTAAAGTCTATGATCAAAATCATAAGACAACTGAAGTCCATAGTGCGAAATTCGTGTTTATTGGTGCTGGAGGATACGCTTTACCATTATTACAGAAGACAAAGATTCCTGAGGCTAAAGGGGTAGGCGGCTTCCCGGTGAGTGGATTATTCTTAGTATGTAAAGACCCATCAATTGTTGAACAGCATCTTGCAAAAGTTTACGGTAAAGCAAAAGTAGGTGCACCCCCAATGTCAGTGCCGCATCTAGACACACGTTATATAGACGGTGAACGTGCATTACTCTTTGGACCATATGCTGGATTCTCTCCAAAGTTCTTAAAAACAGGGCGTTATACAGATTTAATTGAATCTGTAACACCAGGCAATATTACGAATATGCTTTCAGCAGGTGCGAAAGAGATGAAATTAACGCAGTACTTAATTTCCCAAGTTATGCAGAATCATGAAGCACGTATGGAAGAATTACGTGAATTCGTACCGAATGCGAAATCTGAAGACTGGGAGATTGTTGTCGCAGGACAACGTGTTCAAGTTATTAAAGAAACTGAAGATGGCGGCAAAGGAACGCTCCAATTTGGTACGGAAGTGATTACAAGTGAGGATGGTAGTATCGCAGCCTTACTAGGAGCATCACCTGGGGCTTCAACTGCAGTCCATGTTATGCTACGTGTAATTAATGAATGTTTCGGTGAGCGTATGACAGAATTTGAACCAAAGATAAAAGAGATGATTCCATCATACGGTAAGAAGTTAGCAGAACACCCTGAACTGTTTAAAGAAATTAACAAACAGACAGCGAGTGCTTTAGGATTGAAAGAGAAGTAA
- a CDS encoding sulfite exporter TauE/SafE family protein, translating into MGTSLILILSLIGAFGAFISGLVGIGGAIVIYPMLLFIPPIFGYKITPEIASGLTAAQVFFSTMSGGMSQRHNPDLNKGIIVPMGAGIFLGSLIGAYSASIFDESLINIVYTFLAIVAVFLMFVKVKPENECTHFNKIALFITALTIGILSGIVGAGGAFIIVPVLLAIFKAPFRSVVASSIVIAFISSIGTFLMKSMTGQIDFVMMIPLVIASLLFAPIGTKVSKRTNQQLLRVILALLIALAAIKMIINMI; encoded by the coding sequence ATGGGCACGTCTTTAATCTTAATTCTCTCTTTAATTGGAGCATTTGGTGCATTTATATCAGGACTTGTCGGAATCGGGGGAGCTATTGTAATTTATCCGATGCTGCTATTTATTCCACCAATATTCGGATATAAGATAACACCAGAAATTGCATCCGGACTCACGGCAGCACAAGTATTCTTTAGTACGATGAGCGGCGGCATGAGTCAGCGGCATAACCCTGACCTCAATAAAGGGATCATTGTACCAATGGGAGCTGGTATATTCCTTGGAAGTTTAATCGGCGCATATAGTGCTTCAATATTTGATGAATCATTAATCAATATCGTCTATACATTTTTAGCAATAGTTGCCGTATTTTTAATGTTTGTCAAAGTAAAGCCAGAGAATGAGTGCACACACTTCAATAAAATCGCACTATTTATCACAGCACTTACGATAGGGATACTCTCTGGAATCGTCGGTGCAGGGGGCGCATTCATTATTGTTCCTGTATTGCTTGCAATTTTTAAAGCACCTTTCAGAAGTGTAGTTGCGAGTAGCATTGTGATTGCATTTATCTCATCCATTGGCACATTTCTCATGAAGTCGATGACAGGTCAAATTGATTTTGTAATGATGATTCCTTTAGTCATTGCAAGTTTGTTATTTGCGCCTATCGGAACGAAAGTATCAAAGAGGACGAACCAGCAATTATTAAGAGTAATACTCGCACTATTGATTGCCCTTGCTGCAATTAAGATGATAATAAATATGATATAA
- a CDS encoding metal-sensitive transcriptional regulator: MKYDKNQINRLKRLQGQLNGVLKMMEENKDCKDVVTQLSASRSGIERLIGVIVSENLAECVKENVKNNTDTDNFVKEAVNLLIKSR, encoded by the coding sequence ATGAAATACGATAAAAATCAGATCAATCGTCTAAAGCGTCTGCAAGGACAATTAAATGGCGTCCTGAAGATGATGGAAGAAAACAAAGATTGCAAAGATGTCGTAACACAGCTTAGTGCTTCCCGAAGTGGGATTGAACGATTAATCGGCGTCATTGTAAGTGAGAATTTAGCAGAATGTGTAAAAGAGAACGTAAAAAATAATACGGATACTGACAATTTTGTAAAAGAAGCAGTAAATCTACTAATAAAAAGCAGGTAA